Proteins encoded by one window of Bradyrhizobium sp. B097:
- a CDS encoding Asp/Glu racemase, translating into MQKVYRIGQIVPSSNTTMETEIPAMLNAHSLAHGTRFTFHSSRMRMKTVKKEELAAMDGESDRCALELSDARVDVLGYACLVAIMSMGKSYHRVSQERLHGRTVENGAPAPVVTSAGALVDALHVIGAKRIAVVAPYMKPLTQLVIDYIEHEGIKVSDSRALEIPDNILVGRHDPANLPKIVAGMDLKDADAVVLSACVQMPSLPSIAEVEARTGKPVITAAVATTYAMLTALDLNTRVPGAGALLSGAFGKNAAAAPNAKLQAAG; encoded by the coding sequence GTGCAGAAGGTCTATCGCATCGGCCAGATCGTTCCGAGCTCGAATACGACCATGGAGACTGAAATTCCTGCGATGCTCAATGCGCATTCGCTCGCGCACGGCACGCGCTTCACCTTTCATTCGAGCCGGATGCGGATGAAGACGGTCAAGAAGGAAGAGCTCGCGGCGATGGACGGCGAGTCCGATCGCTGCGCGCTCGAGCTCTCGGATGCGCGCGTCGACGTCCTCGGCTACGCCTGCCTGGTCGCGATCATGAGCATGGGGAAGTCGTACCACCGCGTCTCGCAGGAGCGGCTCCATGGTCGCACGGTCGAGAACGGCGCGCCGGCTCCCGTTGTAACCAGCGCCGGTGCCCTGGTTGATGCGCTGCACGTCATCGGCGCCAAGCGCATTGCCGTCGTCGCGCCGTACATGAAACCGCTGACGCAGCTCGTCATCGACTACATCGAGCATGAGGGGATCAAGGTCTCCGATTCCCGCGCGCTCGAGATTCCGGACAACATCTTGGTCGGTCGACACGATCCGGCGAACCTGCCGAAGATCGTGGCGGGGATGGACCTGAAGGACGCCGACGCGGTCGTCTTGTCAGCGTGTGTGCAGATGCCGTCGTTGCCTTCAATCGCCGAGGTCGAGGCAAGAACCGGCAAGCCCGTGATCACCGCCGCGGTCGCGACCACTTACGCCATGCTGACGGCGCTCGACCTGAACACGCGGGTACCGGGCGCGGGCGCATTGCTCTCGGGCGCTTTCGGCAAGAATGCAGCGGCCGCTCCTAACGCAAAACTGCAGGCCGCCGGATGA
- a CDS encoding alpha/beta hydrolase, translating into MSTFRYGANIQANGVRLHYLLYGQAQAGRDPVIILPGITSPAITWGFVAERFGRQFETYVLDIRGRGLSQSGPTLDYSLDAQAADLAELAAALKLPRYTVVGHSMGARIAVRAARRGLPGLARLVLVDPPVSGPGRRAYPAKLDWYVDSIRLSVAGCNAEKMRVFCPTWTEDQLNLRAEWLHTCDERAVRESFDGFHNDDIHSDLGRVTVPVRLIAAGRGDVIRDEDIAEIQRLLPSASITRVVDAGHMIPWDDEAGFYAAFEEFLGARLNAAISKEKQHVGQ; encoded by the coding sequence ATGAGTACATTCCGATACGGCGCAAACATCCAGGCCAACGGCGTGCGGCTGCACTATCTGCTCTACGGGCAGGCGCAAGCGGGGCGTGATCCGGTCATCATCCTGCCGGGCATCACCAGTCCGGCGATCACTTGGGGGTTTGTAGCCGAGCGGTTTGGACGCCAGTTCGAGACCTACGTGCTCGATATCCGAGGCCGGGGACTGTCGCAATCTGGTCCCACACTCGACTACAGCCTGGACGCGCAGGCCGCCGATCTGGCCGAGCTGGCTGCGGCGTTGAAACTGCCGCGATATACCGTGGTTGGCCACTCGATGGGGGCCCGTATTGCGGTTCGTGCGGCACGGCGCGGATTGCCCGGACTGGCCAGACTGGTCCTGGTGGATCCGCCGGTCTCGGGACCGGGTCGGCGCGCCTATCCGGCGAAGCTCGATTGGTACGTCGATTCCATTCGGCTCTCGGTTGCCGGTTGCAACGCCGAAAAGATGCGGGTGTTCTGCCCGACATGGACCGAGGATCAACTGAATCTGCGTGCGGAGTGGCTGCACACCTGCGACGAGCGCGCGGTGCGCGAGAGCTTTGACGGATTCCACAATGACGACATTCACAGCGATCTCGGACGGGTCACCGTTCCAGTCCGTCTGATCGCTGCAGGACGTGGCGACGTCATCCGCGACGAGGACATCGCCGAAATCCAGCGGCTGTTGCCGAGTGCTTCGATCACGCGCGTCGTCGACGCGGGGCATATGATTCCATGGGATGACGAGGCGGGGTTCTACGCCGCCTTCGAGGAGTTTCTTGGCGCTCGTCTGAACGCCGCAATCAGCAAGGAGAAGCAACATGTCGGTCAGTGA
- a CDS encoding 2,5-dihydroxypyridine 5,6-dioxygenase, which translates to MSVSDHDLIQAWKQVLSLSKLERGQLVTVLTSSSTHPQTLSTAILAAASMGAIVNRLDLLPVNGEKALSRDSLAYLGTTPLTGNRAAIAALKESDLVLDLMTLLFSPEQHEILKAGTKILLAVEPPEVLVRMVPTMADRARVAAASAKLGKAKEMHVTSPAGTDVRFKLGQFPAISEYGFVDEPGRWDHWPSGFALTWANEGEADGTIVMERGDILLPMKSYIQDRIHFGIEKGFVTSIEGGVDAEILSEYMASYNDRDAYAMSHIGWGLQPRAKWSTLGLYDREATIGMDARAFEGNFLFSFGPNNEAGGSRTTACHIDIPMRNCTIALDGEEVVRNGKVLDGGPVREAAE; encoded by the coding sequence ATGTCGGTCAGTGATCACGATCTGATACAGGCCTGGAAGCAGGTTCTCTCGCTTTCCAAGCTGGAGCGAGGCCAGCTCGTCACCGTGCTCACCAGCTCGTCGACGCATCCGCAGACCCTGTCGACCGCGATTCTCGCGGCTGCGTCGATGGGCGCAATCGTCAACCGGCTCGATCTGCTTCCGGTCAATGGCGAGAAGGCTTTGAGCCGCGACTCGCTGGCCTATCTCGGGACAACGCCGCTGACGGGGAATCGCGCAGCGATCGCGGCACTGAAGGAGAGTGACCTCGTCCTCGACCTGATGACCCTGCTGTTCTCCCCCGAACAGCACGAGATCCTGAAGGCGGGCACGAAGATCCTGCTGGCTGTCGAGCCGCCGGAAGTCCTGGTTCGCATGGTGCCGACAATGGCCGATCGTGCGCGCGTCGCCGCTGCGAGCGCGAAGCTTGGCAAGGCGAAGGAGATGCATGTGACGTCGCCGGCCGGCACGGACGTCCGCTTCAAGCTCGGACAGTTCCCGGCCATCAGCGAATATGGCTTCGTCGACGAGCCCGGGCGGTGGGATCATTGGCCGAGCGGCTTCGCCTTGACCTGGGCAAATGAAGGCGAGGCCGATGGAACGATCGTGATGGAGCGGGGCGATATCCTGCTCCCGATGAAGTCCTACATTCAGGATCGTATCCACTTTGGGATCGAGAAGGGCTTTGTGACCTCGATCGAGGGCGGCGTCGATGCCGAGATCCTGAGCGAGTACATGGCCTCGTACAACGATCGAGACGCATATGCGATGTCGCACATCGGTTGGGGGCTGCAGCCGCGAGCCAAGTGGTCGACGCTCGGTCTCTATGACCGGGAGGCCACGATCGGCATGGACGCGCGGGCGTTCGAGGGCAATTTCCTGTTCTCGTTCGGCCCGAACAACGAGGCCGGCGGGAGCCGCACAACGGCCTGCCATATCGATATTCCGATGCGGAATTGCACGATTGCGCTCGACGGGGAGGAGGTCGTCCGAAACGGAAAGGTGCTCGATGGAGGACCGGTTCGTGAGGCCGCCGAATGA
- a CDS encoding isochorismatase family protein → MTDDKATYRRQGFGQELDLDAPFGLLIIDFVNGFLDPAVFGGGNIAAAMERTVGLLGEARRRRWPVAHSRIVFADDDADRNVFAMKVPGLLTLKESSSNSAIVPQLAPKPGELVVRKTVPSAFFATGLGPWLTQRGVRTLVVAGCVTSGCVRSSVVDAMSLGFLPLVVRDCVGDRAIGPHEANLFDMSEKYAVVMDLADTMKLVEARTAGSAVVSGSAGTRHRIQ, encoded by the coding sequence ATGACCGACGACAAGGCAACATATCGCCGGCAAGGCTTCGGTCAGGAGCTGGATCTCGACGCTCCATTCGGGCTGCTGATCATCGATTTCGTCAACGGATTTCTCGATCCCGCCGTTTTCGGCGGCGGCAACATCGCTGCCGCGATGGAGAGGACGGTCGGATTGCTGGGCGAAGCGCGCCGGAGAAGGTGGCCGGTTGCGCATTCGAGAATCGTATTCGCCGACGACGATGCCGACCGCAACGTATTCGCGATGAAGGTGCCGGGGCTGCTCACGCTGAAGGAGTCTTCTTCCAACAGTGCGATCGTTCCGCAGCTTGCGCCGAAGCCGGGCGAGCTGGTCGTTCGAAAGACCGTGCCGTCGGCATTCTTCGCGACAGGGCTGGGGCCATGGCTGACGCAGCGCGGCGTCCGCACGCTTGTGGTCGCTGGTTGCGTGACGAGCGGTTGTGTCCGGTCGAGCGTCGTTGACGCGATGTCGCTGGGCTTCCTTCCGCTCGTGGTCAGGGATTGCGTCGGGGACCGTGCGATCGGTCCGCACGAGGCGAATTTGTTCGACATGTCGGAGAAGTACGCGGTCGTCATGGACCTCGCCGATACCATGAAGCTCGTGGAAGCCAGGACTGCTGGTTCTGCCGTTGTGAGTGGCAGCGCAGGTACTCGCCATCGGATCCAATAG
- a CDS encoding MFS transporter: protein MTAEEKKVVLASSFGALLEWYDFYIYAALAVQLGHLFFPKGNETAAFLASLATFGAGFLIRPIGALFFGRLGDMVGRKKTFLVTIILMGVATVGVGLLPTYDQIGIAATYGLVLCRLLQGLALGGEVGGAVTYVAEHSPVNRRGAYTSSLQTTATLGLLSSIIVVFGLKLVLSDAQFHNWGWRLPFVLSLLLLVVSVYFRARLHESPTFQRMKAAGATSKAPLTESFTRASNLKYVVLLFVVAAGLGAIFGTGHFYSMFFLNKTLKVPMDEVQLLIGPALVVVTPLYVFFGWLSDRIGRKPIMAMACLLAAVTIQPIFKGLTHYANPALERFLESTDIVVTARGCNFRLFAEATTECDKITGFLTDLGVQYRSEQAAPGAPTTVKIAGQVVEGFNPDSLRQALVSAGWSSSADLSKINRPAVFGLLFVLVLYLAMVYGPMAAFMVELFPARIRYTSLSFPFHVGAGWVGGMLSFVVTAMNVYSGNPYFGLWYPVIVSGFAFVVAICLVPETRGRPLD, encoded by the coding sequence ATGACCGCCGAGGAGAAGAAGGTCGTATTGGCATCGTCCTTTGGCGCGCTGCTCGAGTGGTACGACTTCTACATCTACGCGGCGCTTGCCGTTCAGCTCGGACACCTCTTCTTTCCGAAGGGCAATGAGACGGCGGCATTCCTCGCAAGCCTCGCAACGTTTGGTGCCGGTTTCCTCATTCGCCCGATCGGAGCGCTGTTCTTCGGCCGCCTGGGAGACATGGTCGGGCGCAAGAAGACGTTTCTCGTGACGATCATCCTCATGGGCGTCGCCACGGTCGGCGTCGGACTGCTCCCGACCTACGATCAAATCGGCATAGCTGCGACGTACGGGCTCGTGCTTTGCCGCTTGCTGCAAGGTCTGGCGCTTGGCGGCGAGGTTGGCGGAGCCGTGACCTATGTCGCGGAACACTCGCCGGTGAACCGGCGTGGAGCATACACCAGCTCACTTCAGACAACAGCGACGCTTGGGCTTCTGAGCTCCATCATTGTCGTCTTCGGATTGAAGCTCGTTCTTTCCGATGCGCAGTTCCACAATTGGGGCTGGCGCCTGCCATTCGTGCTGTCGCTGCTGTTGCTGGTTGTATCGGTCTACTTCCGGGCGAGGCTGCACGAATCGCCCACGTTCCAGCGAATGAAGGCTGCCGGCGCAACGTCCAAGGCGCCGCTCACGGAGAGCTTTACGCGAGCCTCGAACCTCAAATACGTCGTTCTGTTGTTCGTCGTTGCTGCAGGCCTTGGCGCGATCTTCGGCACTGGACACTTCTATTCGATGTTCTTCCTCAACAAGACTCTGAAAGTGCCGATGGACGAGGTGCAATTGCTGATCGGGCCAGCCCTGGTGGTGGTCACGCCGCTATATGTCTTCTTCGGCTGGTTGTCCGATCGCATTGGCCGCAAGCCCATCATGGCGATGGCCTGCCTGCTCGCGGCTGTCACCATCCAGCCGATCTTCAAAGGCCTGACCCACTATGCAAACCCGGCCCTGGAGCGCTTCCTCGAGAGCACCGATATCGTCGTCACGGCGCGCGGCTGCAATTTCCGTCTGTTTGCCGAGGCCACCACGGAATGCGACAAGATCACCGGTTTTCTGACCGATCTTGGTGTCCAATATCGATCGGAGCAGGCAGCCCCGGGCGCACCGACCACGGTTAAGATCGCGGGACAGGTCGTCGAAGGCTTCAACCCCGATAGCCTTAGGCAGGCGTTGGTCTCGGCAGGATGGTCGTCGTCCGCCGATCTTTCGAAGATCAATCGTCCCGCGGTATTTGGGCTTCTGTTCGTCCTCGTGCTCTATCTGGCGATGGTGTACGGCCCGATGGCGGCTTTCATGGTCGAACTGTTTCCGGCGCGCATTCGATATACCTCTCTCTCGTTTCCGTTCCATGTGGGTGCCGGCTGGGTCGGAGGTATGCTGTCATTCGTCGTCACGGCAATGAATGTGTATTCCGGCAATCCGTACTTCGGATTGTGGTATCCGGTGATCGTGTCCGGCTTCGCATTTGTTGTCGCTATTTGCCTCGTGCCGGAGACGCGTGGTCGTCCGTTGGATTGA
- a CDS encoding tripartite tricarboxylate transporter substrate binding protein, translating to MFRFARIALLGLICCIASVAPSFASDYPNRPVRWLIGFAAGGPVDIVARIMSQWLSDHLGQQFVVENRAGSGGNIAAAAAINSPADGYTLLFVAPNNAISTSLYKKLPYDFLRDTTPVASIMQLTNMLVVSNAMPVKTVQEFIDYCKANPGKIAYASSGNGTSVHMSAELFKAMTKCDMQHVPYRGSAIAFPDIISNKVQLIFDNLPSALEQSRGGSVRALGVTSPQRWPGVPDVPAIAETVPGFEAVGFYGISAPKGTPPDVIDTLNKAVGEALKDPKLVARLAEVGGIPKPMTPAEFGKLVADETEKWRKVVEFAGVSVD from the coding sequence ATGTTCCGGTTCGCACGTATTGCGTTGCTTGGTTTGATTTGTTGCATTGCCTCGGTTGCCCCCTCCTTCGCATCCGACTATCCGAACCGCCCGGTGCGCTGGCTGATCGGATTTGCGGCCGGCGGCCCGGTCGACATCGTGGCGCGCATCATGAGTCAGTGGCTGTCGGATCATCTCGGCCAGCAATTCGTGGTCGAGAACCGTGCCGGCTCCGGCGGCAACATCGCAGCCGCCGCTGCGATCAACTCGCCGGCGGACGGCTATACGCTGCTGTTCGTCGCGCCGAACAACGCGATCTCGACCTCGCTCTACAAGAAGCTACCCTACGATTTCCTGCGCGACACCACCCCGGTCGCCAGCATCATGCAGCTCACCAACATGCTGGTGGTCTCGAACGCGATGCCGGTGAAGACGGTTCAGGAGTTCATCGACTACTGCAAGGCCAATCCGGGCAAGATCGCCTACGCCTCATCCGGCAACGGCACCTCGGTGCATATGTCGGCCGAGCTGTTCAAGGCGATGACCAAGTGCGACATGCAGCACGTGCCGTATCGGGGATCCGCGATCGCCTTCCCCGACATCATCTCCAACAAGGTGCAGCTGATCTTCGACAATCTGCCGTCGGCGCTGGAGCAGTCGCGCGGCGGCAGCGTCCGCGCGCTCGGCGTGACCTCGCCGCAGCGCTGGCCGGGCGTGCCCGACGTGCCGGCGATCGCCGAGACCGTGCCGGGCTTCGAGGCGGTCGGCTTCTACGGCATTTCAGCGCCGAAGGGTACGCCGCCGGACGTCATCGATACCCTCAACAAGGCGGTCGGCGAGGCCCTGAAGGACCCCAAGCTGGTGGCGCGTCTCGCCGAGGTCGGCGGCATCCCGAAGCCGATGACCCCGGCCGAATTCGGAAAGCTGGTCGCCGACGAGACCGAGAAATGGCGCAAGGTGGTGGAGTTCGCCGGCGTCTCGGTGGACTAA
- a CDS encoding TAXI family TRAP transporter solute-binding subunit, producing MKFAVMICAGALLLAGGAAAQEGSKTISKTTISFATATPGGGFPLYGNAFAEVMNAADVTLSIEPRNTKGSNENIPLLEADSVDIATVAGEPSYEAFMGIGRPKATRLKILTAMYSSPGMFVVRADSPYKTIQDLVGQPVAFGAKGSGLPILSRYILDGIGLKQDEDFKSIYLDRAGDGPAMVEDGRAAALWGAGIGWPGFSKMAESATGARFIAPTADEIARIRAKHTFLKPLTIPAGSYPKQTAAVASVGSWSYILVRETLPDDVAYRLAKTLHGVEATFCKKLAQACETTAANTVAAAPDINLIHPGVLKYFREIGVAK from the coding sequence ATGAAATTCGCTGTTATGATTTGCGCCGGCGCGCTGCTGCTCGCGGGCGGCGCGGCGGCGCAAGAGGGGAGCAAGACCATTTCCAAAACCACGATCAGTTTCGCCACGGCGACGCCGGGTGGCGGCTTTCCGCTCTATGGCAATGCCTTCGCCGAGGTGATGAACGCGGCCGACGTGACGTTGTCGATCGAGCCGCGCAATACCAAGGGCTCCAACGAGAACATCCCGCTGCTCGAGGCCGATAGCGTCGATATCGCAACCGTTGCCGGTGAGCCGTCCTACGAGGCCTTCATGGGCATCGGCCGGCCGAAGGCGACCAGGCTGAAGATCCTCACCGCGATGTATTCGAGCCCGGGCATGTTCGTGGTGCGTGCCGACAGTCCCTACAAGACGATCCAGGACCTGGTCGGCCAGCCCGTCGCGTTCGGCGCCAAGGGCTCCGGCCTGCCGATCCTGTCGCGCTATATCCTCGACGGCATCGGGCTCAAGCAGGACGAGGACTTCAAGTCGATCTATCTCGATCGCGCCGGCGATGGCCCTGCGATGGTCGAGGACGGCCGCGCCGCGGCGCTGTGGGGCGCCGGCATTGGCTGGCCCGGTTTCAGCAAGATGGCCGAGAGCGCGACCGGCGCGCGTTTCATCGCGCCGACTGCGGACGAGATCGCCCGCATCCGCGCCAAGCACACCTTCCTGAAGCCGCTGACGATCCCGGCCGGCAGCTACCCGAAGCAGACCGCGGCAGTCGCCTCGGTCGGCTCCTGGAGCTACATCCTGGTGCGCGAGACGTTGCCCGACGATGTCGCCTACCGGCTGGCGAAGACGCTGCATGGTGTCGAGGCGACCTTCTGCAAGAAGCTCGCCCAGGCTTGCGAGACCACGGCAGCGAACACCGTCGCCGCCGCGCCCGATATCAATCTGATCCATCCCGGCGTGCTGAAGTATTTCAGGGAGATCGGGGTGGCGAAATGA
- a CDS encoding ABC transporter substrate-binding protein, which produces MFGTLAAALLASSAVSAQVSDDIVKIGVLTDMNGPASTPTGQGSVTAAQMAVDDFGGKVLGKPISVIVGDHQLKPDIGATIARRWYDVDQVDLIVDVPVSAVGLAVQNIANEKKKLFITHSTGATDFHGKFCSPYAMQWVFDTRALAVGTAQEVVKRGGDSWFFITDDYAFGHSLEKDASAIVTKTGGKVLGAVRPPFATPDLSSFILQAQASKAKIIGIAGGPPNNTNEIKTAAEFGVFAGGQQMAALLALITDIHSIGLSAAQGLLLTTSFYWDMDDKTRVWSKRYFAKMNRMPTMWQAGVYSSVTAYLNAIKDSGTDDPLKVAAKMREKPVEDFFARNGRLREDNLMVHDLWLVQVKTPAESKYPWDYYKILAKISGEDAFGPPDPACAMVKK; this is translated from the coding sequence ATGTTCGGGACGCTCGCAGCCGCGCTGCTGGCCTCCTCGGCCGTATCGGCACAGGTATCCGACGACATCGTCAAGATCGGCGTGCTGACCGACATGAACGGCCCGGCCTCGACGCCAACCGGACAGGGCTCGGTCACCGCCGCGCAGATGGCGGTCGACGATTTCGGCGGCAAGGTGCTCGGCAAGCCGATCTCGGTGATCGTCGGCGATCACCAGCTCAAGCCGGACATCGGCGCGACCATCGCGCGGCGCTGGTATGACGTCGATCAGGTCGACCTGATCGTCGACGTGCCGGTGTCGGCGGTCGGGCTCGCGGTGCAGAACATCGCCAACGAGAAGAAGAAGCTGTTCATCACGCATTCGACCGGCGCGACCGACTTCCATGGCAAGTTCTGCTCGCCCTATGCGATGCAGTGGGTGTTCGACACCCGCGCGCTCGCGGTCGGCACCGCGCAAGAGGTGGTGAAGCGCGGCGGTGACAGCTGGTTCTTCATTACCGACGACTATGCGTTCGGCCATTCGCTGGAGAAGGACGCCTCCGCGATCGTGACCAAGACCGGCGGCAAGGTGCTCGGCGCGGTGCGGCCGCCGTTTGCGACGCCCGATCTGTCGTCCTTCATTCTGCAGGCCCAGGCCTCGAAGGCCAAGATCATCGGCATTGCCGGCGGACCGCCCAACAACACCAACGAGATCAAGACCGCCGCCGAGTTCGGTGTCTTCGCCGGCGGACAGCAGATGGCGGCGCTGCTGGCACTGATCACCGACATCCACTCGATCGGCCTGTCGGCCGCGCAGGGCCTGTTGCTGACCACCTCGTTCTACTGGGACATGGACGACAAGACCCGCGTATGGTCGAAGCGCTATTTCGCCAAGATGAACCGGATGCCGACGATGTGGCAGGCCGGCGTCTATTCCTCGGTGACCGCCTATCTGAACGCGATCAAGGACAGCGGCACCGACGATCCGCTCAAGGTCGCGGCCAAGATGCGCGAGAAGCCGGTCGAGGATTTCTTCGCCCGCAACGGCAGACTGCGCGAGGACAATCTGATGGTGCACGATCTCTGGCTGGTGCAGGTCAAGACCCCGGCCGAGTCAAAGTATCCGTGGGACTACTACAAGATCCTGGCCAAGATCTCCGGCGAGGACGCGTTCGGCCCGCCGGACCCGGCGTGTGCGATGGTGAAGAAGTGA
- a CDS encoding molybdopterin-binding protein: MITAQRLPASLTPLDAALAAVLRDLAPVQPIELPPADALRCIAAEMPALRAYPPHDVAVSDGWAMRANDLVGASSYAPLPLAGIPVWVAAGAAMPDGTDCVVDADAVDTSGPLPQLLAEAIPGQGVRRAGSDIAIERAVIAAGEPLLPRGLLLARAAGLELLRVRRPRLRIVNICNGQLTARLVADTARLAGAEIVYAEAAPDVGAIANALEADGCDLIITIGGTGVGHTDAAVNALGTRGALIAHGIALLPGRTTAVGRIDATPVVALPGAPDQAFAAWWAIALPVLDRLSGRRPRKTLALPLERKIASGVGIAEVVLLTRQQGFWAVLAIGDLSLEAIARAEGLLIVPGTAEGFAAGTVVDAYMLRE; encoded by the coding sequence ATGATCACCGCCCAGCGCCTTCCGGCTTCGCTCACCCCGCTCGATGCGGCGCTGGCTGCCGTGCTGCGCGACCTCGCGCCGGTCCAGCCGATCGAGTTGCCGCCGGCCGACGCCTTGCGCTGCATTGCAGCCGAGATGCCGGCCTTGCGCGCCTATCCGCCGCACGATGTCGCCGTCAGCGATGGCTGGGCGATGCGCGCCAATGATCTGGTCGGCGCGTCGTCCTATGCGCCGCTGCCGCTGGCCGGAATTCCGGTCTGGGTCGCGGCCGGCGCAGCGATGCCCGACGGCACCGACTGCGTGGTCGATGCCGATGCCGTCGACACCTCCGGTCCGCTTCCGCAGTTGCTCGCCGAAGCCATCCCGGGGCAGGGTGTCCGGCGTGCCGGCAGCGACATTGCCATCGAGCGTGCCGTGATCGCGGCGGGCGAGCCGCTGCTGCCGCGCGGTCTGCTGCTCGCGCGCGCCGCCGGACTGGAGCTGTTGCGCGTACGGCGGCCTCGGCTTCGCATCGTCAACATTTGCAACGGTCAGCTGACCGCGCGACTGGTCGCTGACACCGCACGCCTCGCGGGCGCTGAGATCGTCTATGCTGAGGCGGCGCCCGATGTGGGGGCGATTGCAAACGCGCTCGAGGCAGATGGTTGCGATCTCATCATCACGATCGGCGGCACCGGCGTTGGTCACACCGATGCGGCGGTGAATGCGCTGGGGACGCGTGGAGCGTTGATTGCGCACGGCATTGCCCTGCTGCCCGGGCGCACCACGGCGGTCGGCCGGATCGATGCAACGCCGGTCGTCGCCTTGCCGGGCGCGCCGGATCAGGCTTTCGCCGCCTGGTGGGCGATTGCGCTTCCTGTGCTCGATCGCCTGTCGGGCCGGCGCCCGCGTAAGACATTGGCGCTGCCGCTGGAACGCAAGATCGCCTCCGGCGTCGGCATTGCCGAGGTCGTGCTGCTGACGCGTCAACAGGGTTTCTGGGCAGTGCTTGCGATCGGCGACCTGTCGCTCGAGGCCATCGCGCGCGCCGAAGGTCTGCTGATCGTGCCCGGCACCGCGGAGGGTTTCGCTGCGGGCACGGTTGTCGATGCCTATATGTTGCGGGAGTGA